The Leptodactylus fuscus isolate aLepFus1 chromosome 1, aLepFus1.hap2, whole genome shotgun sequence nucleotide sequence CCCGggtcacataacgggaaagcagtgtgctgaattcagcgcattgtcagcttactagcggtacataaaaccacatgtgcccaaggacatgaaaggtcttgttTAAACTTTAGTCAGGAATAGTGGATAATCTGTTTTGGCTACAATTGAACTCAGCCGTTCCTCTAGGAATTTTTTCAGGAGTGTAACTAGAAAGTAATAGTTGAACTTGTTGACTAACTGAAATGGTCTGGTATATGTTAGACAGAAACGGTTGTAAAGTTTTGTCTATTGATGAATAACGGAGATCCTTGAACATTTATATCATTACATCTAAACCCTTCCTTTTTTCTACAAGCCTGGAAACTATACAACCAAAGAAAGGTCAAGCCAAATCACCTGCAAGCAAAGCCTCTAGcaataagaagaaaaagaagaaatctACCCGCTAAGTGTGGCTGGTGTGCTAatttttctgaatattttttcTATTAATAAGACTAATCTAATGCTGGTTGCTGCAGGTTAGTCATTTCTGTAAACTGAAATATGCATTAGATGTAAACTGTTCATTTTGTActactatgtaaaaaaaaaaaaaattagacatgGACCTATTGTTTTCTTATTGAACATACACATCACTGCTCTAACGTTCTGTAGTCAGACACTATTCTGCACGTATCAGGCTATTTTCCTTGCCCAAAGCTAATGTTTCTTTCATTTTGAAGATTACTGCTGTATCTGACTTGATGggctacaggtcacatgacatggATTACACAAGTCTGTAGGGAAGAGGATTGAGTTGGAGTCACATATGAAAAAAAGTACACTAAATAGAagttttctatcacaaccaaagcacttggCTCACAACAGTACAAGTCATTACTTATCTGAATGTTTTGCAAGTTACTAGGACAATGATGTAAAAGCAATATGTTAGTGTTTCCTTTCCTACTCCTTTTATACGCATGTCAGCGTAAGCTGAAAACATGTTTTAACATTTGAAAAGTAGGCCTGACAAGCCCTTTAATGTACAGATAAAGCAAACTTTAACGATGTGCACATTTATTCACTTTGTCCTAGTATTTCTATGAATGTTGGGGCTCCATTTTAAAGCTTCTTTACCAGATACTCATTTTAGATGTCTCAAAGCAAACTGCAGAATGTAGCAAGGATTTCAATGACAAACTTTGTTCCTCCATTGACCTTATTTCTTGATACTTTAGCATCCTACCTGCTTGATTTTGGTTGCCAGTTGCTTTCAGCCTGTGTGTACCTCCAATTCTAACACTTACCTCTTGGCAGACTCTACATTTCACATAGAAAACACCCCTCTTACTATGTGCTCCTTCTGTTTAGTGCATGTTCTATATTGTTTCAGTGGCAGAGCCTCATAATGACAATTGCATACCCTTGGCAGACAAATAGGGGTGGCTCTCCCACTGGTTTATGTTGTGGAATGGGCATGTGTTAACTGAGGAAAGAACAGACAAGCTGATTTGTATAAGATGTGCTTTAGCAATCTTCAGAGTCGCAGATAAAGAATTTAGTAATGGCTAGTTCATTAGCTATGGACAAGGGCTCATTGTACAAGCTGCTAAAACTAGCTGTGAACGTAGAGGTGGGAGAAGATTCAATCCACTATTAGGCTAAAGGACCCTTAGCAATATAACATTACAGatcagaggtgaaaaaaaaaaaaaaaaattactggcagGAAAATAGACAGCTGCTGTCACACTATAGGGCATGGGCAGCATCTGTAAGGTCATGACCTCAGGTAGCCCTAGGCCACTGATCAGCACCACTGATTGGCCATATAGGATCGTTCTGGAATGCAGAAGAGGTGGGAAACTTTTGTTtctttacctctcctggacctccgtttaatatactcgagggtctgaagagaacccacAGTATGATAGCTGTGTAGTTTATGCCATGTTTGGCCTTACAGAAATTGTTGGGCTTGAGAAatatgcctctgttgctgaggtgGCAGACTCATGCTATGGGGACTACACAGAAGTACCTGAAAAGATTTTGAATATTTAACAGGAAAATGGGCAGAGAAGCTGTAAATTCCATGTCTATTTGTGCAGGTATTTTGTATCATGTGAGAAGTCACAAAGCAATTCTACACTTTAGTGAAAGTTGCATTGCGACCCCAAAGGGTGCCAAGTGGGGTGGAAAGAGGCTCCACCCTGCCTGACTCACTCCATACACTtgtctttaaaagaaaaaaaaacaaaaaaaaaagaaactgcaaCCAACATGATCTTGTATTTGTGGACAATTTCCTATTTGCACACCTAGCTCTGCTGAACAAATCCACTACCTGTGTGTGCAGTTTTTCCCCCCACATGTATAGTGGGTTGGAGAACCCTATCACAGCAACAACTAATGAAGTGTTTGGCGCCATAGTCTTTCTACTACAAGAGGGGTAGAAAGAGCAATGTTCATTCTTTGTAAATGGAGTGGCATTGCAACCTTCAGGGTACATGACTTCTGGTCACGGAcatgagtgaaggagtcacaaggtGACCTAGCTAGCTTTGGTTGCACAACAGGAGTCACGGTCAAAGTCACCTTGTAGCCCTAGTTTTAAGACCAGCAGCACAACCAAGTCACATTATGGTGATATTAAATCACAGTACATTTGAAATATGTACAGGGCAAGTCCACTTTCCTACTAGCGTAGAGCACACTATAACCAAGGTTTGAGGGCAAACTAAAAATTGTGCAAGCCTACTCCAATTAGCAGTAAAAGGGTTTTCACACAAACAGGATATACCCATAAATGTTTGAGAGGTGGGACTCTAAGGGCCttttcacacgggcacagagggggtggattatggctaataatccgcctcctcacaagaagcgaactgccctgtcttcaggcggattccatggctcgTTGAGCTGCGCTatccgcctggtggcagcaacctccggagtctgctcattcatttgagccaacttcagagggggaagccgcaacagtcgtggcaggcgggttgtGACGCAGATCCCTGTGTCactctgtgccaaaatctgccccatgtgtgaactagccctaaattgaGCCCTCCATGCCCAAACCTCATTAAAGAGAATTGGCTATGGTCAAGCTTTACTGAAACAGCATGGCTGAGCTGTAACTACCATAAAAGCAAAAGCAGGCTTTTTTGTTTGTTAAATTGTCTCATTTTAGAGGTATAGGTACAGAGCCCCAGTGGTGGGATATGCAGATCTTGTGGAGGTGCCATAAGATGCCTTATGGCAAAGGCCATATTGTCAACTCTGCCCgtcatgggaacacccctttacagTGCTACAAGTTATAAAATGAGGGCTGCAATTTCAGATGCATTAAAAAGATGAAGCAATCCAACAGGGCAAACATAAGTTATGAAACCAGAACTGTAAATTTAGTTTTGTGCAATTTTACAACATTAAATTAGATTGCGACAATGCAAAGTCACTGTACACTTAGGTTGCAGTTTAGTGAACATTTATTGACAATAGTTATGGATATAGTTAACAAATATGCCAACTGCTTTGTTAGTGCAAACTGCACAGCTTTATAAAAGAGCATAGCTAACGTAATCTAAAACAAAATTTCaaatacataaaaacatttacaaaatttaaaacccataaaaaaaaaaattctaaaactttGTATCATAAATCTGTCTTAGAGATCAGTTTATGGATACCCAATAGCATTACAAAAGTATAGATAAACTGTACATCATGTGCTTTGTAAATATACATTAAAACTCCCTCTGGTACTGTTAGGAAAATATAGACAAAGACTCTGGGGGTTCAATAGATGATGCAGCATGGTACCTGTGGGGAACAGAAGGAATGTAGTTCAGTATTTCAAAGGCAACACTAAATATACACGATACAAGAATGTGGCAGCATAAAAGGCTTGGCAAATAGTAGATTGTTGTAAAACCCAACAAGAGCCACCACTCGAGAATTTGTAGGCAGCCTTAAATTTCACAAAAAGTGAGCCTGTTCTGAGCAAGTGATACAGAAGCTTGCTGATCTTTAGCACTTCTATGAGCAAAGACAAGCAGTAGTCATTTATGGTCCTACATGGTGTATGCTGCAATCCAGACAATTGTTCACAAGCAGAGGAGAGGAAAACTGAATGAAGCGTACACcatttgggagccttcacacggagtaaacgcacgtgtatttttgcaacatacacatgtaaaaaatatcattaaagtcaatgggagtcttattttaacacgtgtttgcaaaaatacacacgcgtttactcagtgtgaaggctccctttcagTGCATATGGGAGGACACAGACTTAGAGTAGTATTCAAGtctgtctcctccagacataCGTTAGCTTCATAGTAGTTAAAAATTGTGTAAGTTAGATCTGTAAAAGTATTTGCCCAGAGGATTGGGCACTTGATATCATGTGGTCACTTACTTTGCATGCTTGTATTTCTCACGGACAGCCTGTTGTTGATGGGTTGCTGCAGAGAGGTAGGTTTGATAGAGATCCGATATACAAGGCTTAAGACTTTCCAAGGTATATCCTGTGAATTTGACCAATGACTCTGGCTGCAGATATAAGATTTAAAGACTTATTAGTTTCACATGCACTGCACATTTCAGCTACAGCATGAAGAGACTAGAATCCAGTTATGTTTGATAGAAATGAAGAAGCCACATACCCAGGTCTCCTCATTAACGGTATAGTTTGCGATGGTATAGGCTGCAGCAGCAATGACTGAGGGCAGGTACCGGAGGAAAGGGTCTGAATCAATCAAGCTAAGCTCTCCTAAGAACTGTGGATGCAAAATGTCAACATGAAGAACTGATCAAGAGTAAAACAGAACCTGGAGGGTTCTGAACATCAAAGTGTACGTTTCCCCCATAAATCCATAGTGTAGATGAAGATAAGACTATTGTAAATACACTGTGATTCTGCTTCATAGTCTATTCACAAGCAGACAACTATCATAAAGACAACAGGgaggaaaaccaaaaaaaaaaaaaaaaaacttttcacatGTCCCCTATTATTATAACAACACAATTTGTTATGGTCATTCACATAATCAGCAAACTTGACTGAAAATAGCCTAGTTAGTGAGTGGCACATCTTTTAGCCAATGTTCAGTCAagattatgctattgtgaatggGTGCTTGGTAAGAAGGTGCATTCTGTAGACTTATAAAAGCGTAAATTATATTAACACTTACCAAACACAAGCTTTCCACCTTTGGAGTCACTGGGTGAAGCCTAAAGTACTGGTTGAGGTATTGAAGGATGGTTGGGGCAGCAAGGTCAAAGGAAAGAACTTTGAGCACCAAATGTTCCATTTTAAGGACTTGCTTCTTGTTGTAAGTGTCATCAGTTATATAAACAAATTCTGCTACTTCTGGTGGGTAGATCTCTTCAAACTTACTGTAATAAGAAATATGTGTTAGAACAGTTCCCTATGCAGTTTGTTAGAGGTTAAAGAAGCACGAGGGGATTCCTCATGCACTTATAACCAAATCTATAATCCAGTATTACCTTAAGCTGCAACCTCTCAAACAGCCTAACGTTatgaagatttatgaagactggaatACAATACACTAGTCTTAATTTGCCTATATAGTCTTTGTATGTTTAATAGACTACAGAGAAGAAGAGTTCCACTGCCCTCCATTGGATCATGGGATTTATAGCAAAGCACAGAGTTAAGAAGTTGGAGTGCAGGGATATGTGTGCAGAAGTCTGGAGTGTGACTCAGGTAATGGGTACAAGGATGGAGTGTGTTGTAGAATTTGACAACTTACGCGGCCAGGAGCATAGCAGCAGTGCCAACCAGTTGAAGCTTTCCTCTCAGTACAGACATTGAAGACAGGAATCTGTCAATGTAGTTTACGGCCAGATACAGGGTTTCATTTTGCAGCTTATACTCTTCACCAacctccaccagccagtcaacaAGGATTGCGCGCATGTTATTTGTTATGTCAGGTTGTTTCTGCATATAGCCAGATTTTGGTTTACATTTTATCTGCAGGAAGAAGGGAAGTAAAAATAGCTTTAATTATACTGATGAAGTGAAGGCATTAAAAGAGACATTTAGCTCTAAATCCCAGAGAACATTAAAAGTTAAAGTAATAAGCATGAATCATCCAACGCAGCACATATGGCAAATAAGTATGGGTAAATGTACCTGAATGAAGCTATAGTCACAAACAGTAGCTTTCACTTGTCAGTAAGTGAAATACCAGTTGATTTCAGATGTACATAGTTACAATAATGAAGTTTCGCTAAAAGTAATTGGCATGTCACGTTGTATGACACCATCCTAGAAGTCTAGGGTATGCAATAATAAAGAGATTGAATAAGGCAGCTGATATTTATATAGGATCAAAGTACTGCTAGGTAAACAaagcttagggagcgttcacactaccgtctgtgtccaacaggtagtgtccgctcaaaatctggcacggacgttaggagcggacactagctgtgtccgtgacacctgtcattcacttaaatggcgatcgggtgcgttcttttgcactctgtgcccttccttcactgtccgcatgtaaagaggTCTGACtattcaagcggacagaagaaccctacatgtcaggttttttctgtccgcttgaaaagtcggacatctttacatgcggacagtgaaggaagggcacggagtgcaaaagaacgcacccgatcgccatttaaataaatgacaggtgtcacggacacagctagtgtccgctcctaatgtccgtgccagattttgagcggacactacctgtcggacacagacggtagtgtgaacgctccccttAGGGTACTAGCATACTGCTATTCTGCCATGCATGTGCTTTTATAGTGTAGTGCCAAGTAGGACGGCAGAtacaaataaaattatatattagtGGATACCTTTACAGAACCACAGCAGTCACGGGGAGGGAGTTTCCACCATACCATTCCCCAATACCTTACCTAGAATACAATTGTTTGTCATACTGGGCTACATATGCTTTTGTACAAAGCATTTATACTTTGGTATAGATTTGTGGCTATTAGAAACAGAACTAGGAGCTAACTTTTGTATACAAATTTCCATTTCATTTAGTAGGATTGCAGAGAGTTCCAGTATTACAGTCATCTGAACGTTGCCCCCAGAACAAGCTCTGTGAACATTGGGATATGGTTCTAAAGCTGGCAGAAGTGAATGACACCCAAGTGCCAAGTTATTCAGCATCAGTGCACAATTCAATGAGAGCCACCTTTAGACAGTGAAGAACTGCCAATCATTATGATATAATTATTGAATATTCAAGAAACTTCTCAAAAACCAGTTTAATATGCAGATTTTTCTAACAAATGCAAATGGAACACCctttaagggtgccttcacacggagtaacgtgccgcgtgatctggcacgtatacgctgtgtgacattttgagcgctgtatacgctcccattgatttcaatgggagttagtctcatatacgcagcgttattttgtggccgcaaaataacgcggtgtatacgatccaggctcccattgaaatcaatgggagcgtatacggcgctcaaaatctcacacagcgcatacgtgccaggtcacatggcacgttactccgtgtgaatgcacccttaattgtATTAGCTATATAAtatgtttaatttttaaagatTATGGGTACAGTTCACTTTTAAAGTACCTCCAATTATTCACCCAGTCTTCATGAACAGCGGATACAAACAAACTAATAGATATTTTAAATAGCTTTACTTCTCCTTTCTTCAGTCACTTCGCTTTAGAGGTAgggtcaatttttctttttgtttattaaagaggacctttcatgggtttgggcacaggcagtcctatataccgctggaaatccGACAGTGTGCTTAATTCAGGTCACACCAACTGATTTGGCTACTGGAATGCTCTGGTCCCATTCACAGCTACAGAgctgtacagtatagcagtggtGCCATGAAAGTATACTTTGTATACGCCTCCCAGGAACAAAGACAGTTGACCAGTGCGGTGTCCGGGTGCCAAACCTTTACAATAAGATGATGGCCCTTTTTGCAGTTTACAGAGCATAACTTAATATCCTCAACAAAACATGAAAATGTTTGCAGTGGGAACAGAGGACAGCTACATAAGAAaacccttagggctcattcacactacataatcgccagcttattctgaacgtaaaacacgttcagaataagcggcgtataaagcagttccattcatttctatgggagccggcatacgagcgctccccatagaaatgaatgggctgcttctttaactacgagcagtcccattgaagtgaatgggatgtgctcgcgtgtacggctagctctgctcatgccgagcggtacacgcagcgcttcccattcacttcaatgggactgctcgtagtgaaagaagcagcccattcattttatggggagcgctcgtatccccgctcccatagaaatgaatggagttgctttatacgccgcttattctgaacgtgttttacgttcagaataagctggagattacgtagtgtgaatgagccccgagTCTGGAGTTATTCAGAAAGCTGAAAGTTACCTCCATTTCTCTGAGGTAAGTGTGAATCTCCTCTGCATAGTCTGGAACCTCCTTACTGATGACTGCTTTTTCCTCTTCGTCCACAATTGACATATCCATTGGGGAATCTAAACATACAAGTTAGCAGATAGAGTAGGTGTGAGTTTTCTGAGATTTACATGAGGAGTGAATTAAACATGTGCAAAGAGTGTCCTGCCAggaataaaaagtttttttgttataCACTTGTCATCCACAGAGACTTTATGACATATCCAATTCAGTAGTTACCTGAAGGGACAAATACAACTCCCCCTACCAGCAGTTCCAATTCTAATATTTTAACCATGAATACCGATTAGGTTTGTTGGAGAGTCCACAAGAGCCAAGAAACCAATTCCCCTTTAGCTAAGCATCAATAGCCTAGCATCCTGCTGCAACACAACCTCATTAACTTGCTGCtgtgcaggggaaaaaaaaagtttagaagaCACCCAGGAATCCATGTATTTTATAAGTCACAGCAGTAGGGTTTTCACCTAGCAGTAAGTAATTGTTTGTCCTATTACTTAACCAAATAGCAAGTCAAGGGAAATACAAAAATCGAAAGCTTTGAGGTTGCTCATGTTTTGAAATGCAGGTTCTGGCAAATAAACAGCTCACACAAAAGACCctatggctgtgttcacacagttttttggtcagagaacggactcaaattcctcctctaaaaaacacctcaccatacagtcctatggtgaggcatttttaggaGGAGGGATTTTAACGGATCTTTCACAAGGGATaagtatctgatcggtgggggtcacaCGCACAGGATTCACATCAGTTTCTTGACCAAAAAAAACTCTGAACGCagcctaagagtaagttcacactgggtttttttgtaCCGTAACctgaggttccggtccaaaaaacaggtagccgtgactggatgccagtgcagtgcagtgcaccggcatccagtcgtgcactccgctacagattaggcccaaatcaatgggcccagtcgggagggagtgtctttttGTGGatatcgcgaggcgaatccgcctgacagaatgagcatatcgcttctttttccgagagccggaacaaactgctcgggggggggggggggggggggggacacacagacCAGCTCCCACTGTGCTCCCAAtgttgaggcagatatggcctcaaaattctgaccaaaaatccccgtgtgaacttaccctaaaaatgGTTATGTTGTCTAAGACTTGAATCAGTAGTACAAATGACAGGCAGCACTACATTGCATAAAGCAAGAACACAGAACTTGAAACTCCCTACATATTGTAAGCAGGGCATGCCAAGAGCCAGAAGAAAATATTTTGATATACAAAAATGGCCAACCATGAATATTTCAGGTTATGAAGACTTTCTTCAAGCAAGAAAAAGTAGTGATTTTGGCCACAGGTGTCAGGGAAGCAATAACAATGTTTACAACCTCTTCCACAGAGCTTGAAAACGTGTAATTTCGTCCCTATTCCCATCAAACCACAGACTGGAAGGAGTAAAATTGCTTGTAACATCAGCTCTACAAATTCTGTATTCTCACGGCATTTGTGGCACCAGTCGGTGTGGCTATGCAGTAGTCCAAGTCTATCAGGACATGCTTCACCAAATATCAAGCACATAGGGCTGACAAAGGCCTTGTTCATGAATAGGAAACCATTTCTCAGGTCACCATATAGTACGTGCAGACAATGTGTGTGACACTGCAGATTTTTCTCCATGCAATTTCTGTAGCAGCAAAAACTGAACCAAATAGTTCATTGCAGAGTGCCTAGCATAATTGTAGCTTTGACAATTTCACCATGTGCATTGGAAAACAAAGACTGAAGTGAAATCCACTGCACAAAGCAGAATTAAAATCCACACTGCAGATCACTTCATGCTGCAAGTCTGAAAATGGATATTGTATGGATTGAGGATCCGGATGACAGAGGTACATAAAAatataccttaaagggatcccatcattggatagccttttttctgattaa carries:
- the CCNA2 gene encoding cyclin-A2, with translation MSQFVLRDENQENVQPRKLLSGQHAPPTGRTVLGVLQENRGQRAPSRGGKQQAPILAAHNPLGLNDENYGRIPAGKAVGKQSTFTIHIDEPDCANHKKQGVVKKSMHDEHLKQLNSVVISLGQRQPLAPIEMPVNVSYDSPMDMSIVDEEEKAVISKEVPDYAEEIHTYLREMEIKCKPKSGYMQKQPDITNNMRAILVDWLVEVGEEYKLQNETLYLAVNYIDRFLSSMSVLRGKLQLVGTAAMLLAAKFEEIYPPEVAEFVYITDDTYNKKQVLKMEHLVLKVLSFDLAAPTILQYLNQYFRLHPVTPKVESLCLFLGELSLIDSDPFLRYLPSVIAAAAYTIANYTVNEETWPESLVKFTGYTLESLKPCISDLYQTYLSAATHQQQAVREKYKHAKYHAASSIEPPESLSIFS